The following are from one region of the Staphylococcus schleiferi genome:
- a CDS encoding MerR family transcriptional regulator — protein sequence MEKYYIDYVAEICNISKSRLRFYEKKEILKFIERDSNNKRLYSKDDIEMIKFIKCLSTLNMTLKEIKKNTNTLYEKKTDVKTILTLHLEVLNTKKASLTKQINILEKELKQI from the coding sequence TTGGAAAAATATTATATCGATTATGTTGCAGAAATATGCAATATATCCAAAAGCAGATTAAGATTTTATGAAAAAAAAGAGATTTTAAAATTTATAGAAAGAGATTCGAATAATAAACGATTATATTCAAAAGATGATATTGAAATGATTAAGTTTATCAAATGCTTAAGTACATTAAATATGACTTTGAAAGAAATTAAGAAAAACACCAATACGCTCTATGAAAAGAAAACAGACGTTAAAACCATTTTAACGTTACATTTGGAAGTCCTTAATACAAAAAAAGCCTCGCTGACGAAACAAATTAACATTCTCGAAAAGGAACTCAAACAAATATAA
- a CDS encoding type 1 glutamine amidotransferase domain-containing protein — protein MKKALIVMTNVSKYENLKRATGAWFSEVTHFAKDFYDAGYEVDYMSPKGGYVPLDPVSLTPDMMSDDDWAYYTDDNYMQNFGHTLSPDEVNPEDYSIIYFAGGHGVIWDLRNNEAINNIAVKIYENNGIVSSVCHGAVGLLDIPFENGFLVNGKEVTGFTNSEEEANGTTQNIPYLLEDEFVSKGAQFKKDADWHPFAVVDGRIITGQNPQSGHAVAEKALALLKK, from the coding sequence ATGAAAAAAGCTTTAATTGTAATGACAAATGTATCTAAATATGAAAATTTAAAAAGAGCAACAGGTGCTTGGTTTTCTGAAGTCACGCATTTTGCGAAAGACTTTTATGATGCGGGTTACGAAGTAGATTACATGAGTCCAAAAGGTGGCTATGTACCACTTGATCCTGTAAGTCTTACACCAGATATGATGTCTGATGATGATTGGGCATACTATACGGATGATAACTATATGCAGAACTTTGGTCATACATTATCTCCAGATGAAGTGAACCCTGAAGATTACAGTATTATTTACTTTGCAGGTGGTCACGGTGTAATTTGGGATTTAAGAAATAATGAAGCAATCAATAACATTGCGGTTAAAATCTACGAAAACAACGGAATCGTTTCTTCTGTATGTCATGGGGCAGTTGGCCTATTAGACATTCCATTTGAAAATGGTTTCTTAGTAAATGGTAAAGAAGTGACAGGTTTTACAAATAGTGAAGAAGAAGCAAACGGAACAACTCAAAATATCCCTTACTTATTAGAAGATGAGTTTGTAAGCAAAGGGGCACAATTTAAAAAAGATGCAGATTGGCACCCATTTGCGGTTGTAGATGGTCGTATTATTACAGGTCAAAACCCGCAATCAGGCCATGCTGTAGCTGAAAAAGCATTAGCGTTATTAAAAAAATAA
- a CDS encoding aminoacyltransferase has product MQFLNLTEQEFDSFAQENFSHYTQSKDLFEYRDNKSQDVHIVGVKNDEGEVIAGCLFTEARVMKFFKYFYSHRGPVMDFHNTELVTFFFENLTQYLKKQNCLFTLVDPYMVINEYNADGEIIASHHYETFKTTLEGLGYKHQGYSIGYHPLSQIRWLSVLDLKDKTEADLLKAMQYQTRRNIKKTEEIHVQVEELSIDETERFFKLFKMAEEKHGFSFRDLDYFKEMQKIYKNSALKIATINLKDYLSTLTSQHQSITETLTSAEEKLEENPNSKKQKSKVQDLRQRLQSSNKKIERIQSLIESDGEVLDLAAALYIYNNHEMYYLSSGSNPKYNEFMGAYKLQWEMIKFSLDHHIDRYNFYGVTGDFSKDAEDYGVQQFKKGFNAHVEEYIGDFVKPIKKNWYFIYKLLNRER; this is encoded by the coding sequence ATGCAATTTTTAAATTTAACTGAACAAGAATTTGATTCATTTGCTCAAGAGAATTTTTCGCATTACACGCAAAGTAAAGATCTCTTCGAATATAGAGATAATAAAAGCCAAGACGTTCATATTGTCGGTGTTAAAAACGATGAGGGCGAAGTGATTGCAGGTTGTTTATTTACAGAAGCTCGTGTGATGAAATTCTTTAAATACTTTTACTCACATAGAGGGCCAGTAATGGATTTTCATAACACTGAGTTAGTAACGTTTTTCTTTGAAAATCTCACACAGTATTTGAAAAAACAAAACTGCTTATTTACATTAGTTGATCCTTATATGGTCATCAACGAATACAATGCAGATGGTGAAATCATTGCGTCGCATCATTATGAAACATTTAAAACGACACTTGAAGGGCTTGGTTATAAACATCAAGGCTATTCGATTGGTTATCATCCATTGAGCCAAATTAGATGGCTGTCAGTCCTTGATCTAAAAGATAAAACAGAAGCAGACTTATTAAAAGCAATGCAATACCAAACACGCAGAAATATTAAAAAGACCGAAGAAATACATGTACAAGTTGAAGAATTAAGTATTGATGAAACAGAACGCTTCTTCAAACTTTTTAAAATGGCTGAAGAAAAACACGGCTTTTCATTTAGAGATTTAGACTATTTTAAAGAAATGCAAAAAATCTATAAAAATTCTGCTTTAAAAATTGCGACTATTAATTTGAAAGATTACTTAAGCACATTAACATCACAACATCAGTCCATCACAGAAACGTTAACTTCAGCAGAAGAAAAATTAGAAGAAAATCCTAATTCTAAAAAACAGAAATCAAAAGTACAAGATTTACGTCAACGACTTCAAAGCTCAAACAAAAAAATTGAAAGAATTCAATCGCTCATCGAAAGTGATGGTGAAGTACTTGATTTAGCCGCTGCTTTATACATCTATAACAATCATGAAATGTACTATTTATCTAGCGGATCCAACCCGAAATATAATGAATTTATGGGTGCTTATAAATTACAATGGGAAATGATTAAATTTAGCCTAGACCATCACATTGATCGTTACAATTTTTATGGCGTAACAGGCGATTTTTCAAAAGATGCAGAAGACTACGGTGTTCAACAATTCAAAAAAGGATTTAATGCACACGTTGAAGAATATATCGGTGATTTCGTTAAGCCTATTAAGAAAAACTGGTATTTCATTTACAAATTACTCAACCGAGAGCGTTAA
- a CDS encoding DUF4118 domain-containing protein, translating into MKNMERNPTIKRGSLTIYLGYSPGVGKTYEMLSNAIDAYQEGADIKIGYIEPHQRKETQALAEKLPVIQTKSKNHGSHAFQYLDVDQIIDDAPAIILIDELAHTNISKERHEKRYMDIEEILSHGIDVHTTLNIQHIESLSEQVSLMTGVKIKERVPDQFIMSSDAIEVIDISPKQLINRLKAGKVYKKERLDTAFTHFFTYENLSELRELTLRTAADIMSQKEHLYKKNIDITPHVAVAISGSISNETVIREARRIANREHAQFTAVYIDVFDHEGRHYANESQVHQNLMLAQSLGASVKVIYDNQIASGLDDWCKSQKVTKLVIGQHISDKWNDIFKRPLIDQLLDLKHHYKIEIVPIKHIQMKAKHERHNQKVEQKRWTVDIFKMITIQAICVLLGLWVYSADHGEQDTIILLLFLLGIIVLSMWTQSYLIGFFAAILNVFVFNFFFTVPRFTFEVYRFDYPITFTISIIVSIVTSGLLKQIKHQYIVTKHQLYRTDILLQFNDSIKQTYTIPDLLVNARHQIQHLLNQEVTIYLVEDEKISKTIPIEGPHADYSRHQQALSWIIKNQKRAGATTDTFPGIQYLLIPIGTNPVKAIVSIHFSEPQVIDSYDNSILESMLNEISLAVENLSLLRQTRESMLRAEREMTRSNFLRSISHDIRTPLTSIIGNLDVLLLYGKEMPQQEQHQLVSRSFDEAQYLHMLVSNILSLTKLEHSNVKLNRQLYLIEELVEEIESVLERRRLNHQVKVTAFHDICFVNIDSKLILQAIFNLIENALKHTPPETKITLVISKNEEQILFEVIDHGPGLTDEEQHTVFQPFHKHQFFKDNKKDSMGLGLYLVQSILEKHDSQLKYRQNEPHGSIFYFNLPYEY; encoded by the coding sequence GTGAAAAATATGGAGCGTAATCCAACGATAAAAAGAGGGTCCCTGACAATATACCTTGGTTATTCTCCGGGTGTGGGTAAAACTTATGAAATGTTATCTAATGCTATAGATGCATATCAAGAAGGCGCTGATATTAAAATTGGTTACATAGAGCCACATCAACGTAAAGAAACCCAAGCGCTAGCTGAAAAACTCCCCGTCATTCAAACTAAATCTAAAAACCACGGGAGTCATGCATTCCAGTATTTAGATGTTGATCAAATCATTGATGATGCGCCTGCTATCATTCTTATAGATGAATTAGCGCACACGAATATCTCAAAAGAGCGTCATGAAAAAAGATATATGGATATTGAAGAAATTCTTTCCCACGGAATTGATGTCCATACCACATTAAATATTCAACATATTGAAAGTTTGAGCGAGCAAGTATCATTAATGACAGGCGTCAAAATTAAAGAACGGGTGCCAGATCAATTTATTATGTCGAGTGATGCGATAGAAGTGATTGATATTTCACCTAAACAGCTCATCAATCGCCTTAAAGCAGGAAAAGTATATAAGAAAGAACGACTCGATACGGCCTTCACTCATTTTTTCACTTATGAGAACCTTTCAGAATTAAGGGAATTAACACTCAGAACAGCCGCAGATATTATGAGCCAAAAAGAGCACCTCTATAAGAAAAATATTGATATTACGCCTCATGTCGCCGTCGCAATTAGTGGGAGCATCAGCAACGAAACCGTTATTCGAGAAGCGCGACGTATCGCCAATCGTGAACATGCACAATTTACAGCTGTTTATATTGATGTGTTTGATCATGAAGGCAGACACTACGCTAATGAAAGTCAGGTTCATCAAAATTTAATGCTTGCGCAATCATTAGGGGCATCCGTTAAAGTGATTTATGATAATCAAATTGCATCGGGTCTCGACGACTGGTGCAAATCCCAAAAAGTTACTAAACTTGTTATTGGTCAACATATTAGTGACAAATGGAACGATATTTTCAAACGTCCTCTCATTGACCAGTTACTGGATTTAAAGCATCATTATAAAATAGAAATCGTGCCGATTAAGCATATCCAAATGAAAGCGAAGCATGAACGACACAATCAAAAGGTAGAACAGAAACGTTGGACTGTCGATATTTTTAAAATGATTACTATTCAAGCAATATGTGTACTTTTGGGTCTATGGGTTTATAGTGCAGACCATGGCGAGCAAGACACCATCATTCTTCTATTATTTTTGTTAGGGATTATTGTTTTAAGTATGTGGACACAGTCGTACCTCATCGGTTTTTTCGCGGCAATTTTAAACGTATTTGTCTTTAATTTCTTTTTTACTGTGCCAAGATTCACTTTCGAAGTTTATCGTTTTGATTACCCTATTACATTCACCATTAGTATTATCGTCAGCATCGTGACAAGCGGACTATTAAAACAAATTAAACACCAGTACATCGTAACGAAACATCAACTTTATCGTACAGATATCCTGTTACAATTTAATGATTCAATCAAACAGACCTATACCATTCCGGATTTATTAGTTAATGCTCGACATCAAATTCAACACCTTTTAAATCAAGAAGTTACGATTTACTTAGTTGAAGATGAAAAAATTTCAAAAACGATTCCAATTGAAGGTCCGCATGCCGATTATTCACGACATCAACAAGCATTGAGTTGGATTATTAAAAACCAAAAACGTGCAGGCGCCACGACAGACACTTTTCCAGGGATTCAATATTTATTAATCCCAATAGGAACAAATCCTGTCAAAGCCATCGTTTCTATACATTTTTCTGAACCGCAAGTCATTGATTCTTATGATAATTCTATTTTAGAATCTATGCTTAATGAAATTTCGCTTGCGGTAGAAAACTTGAGCTTGTTGCGTCAAACACGTGAATCGATGTTGCGTGCTGAGCGAGAAATGACACGTTCAAACTTTCTACGTTCGATCTCCCATGATATTCGAACACCTTTAACATCAATTATCGGTAATTTAGATGTATTATTACTTTACGGCAAAGAGATGCCTCAACAAGAACAACATCAGTTGGTTTCACGCTCGTTTGATGAAGCCCAATATTTACACATGTTAGTTTCAAATATTTTATCACTTACGAAACTCGAACATTCAAATGTGAAATTAAATCGTCAACTTTACCTCATTGAAGAATTAGTTGAAGAAATCGAATCTGTATTAGAACGGAGAAGATTAAATCATCAAGTTAAGGTCACGGCATTTCATGATATTTGTTTTGTTAATATTGACAGCAAACTCATTTTACAAGCCATTTTCAATTTGATAGAAAATGCTTTAAAACATACACCACCTGAAACTAAAATCACGCTAGTCATCAGTAAAAACGAAGAGCAGATTTTGTTTGAGGTCATTGATCATGGTCCTGGCTTAACTGATGAAGAGCAACATACAGTTTTCCAACCTTTTCATAAACATCAGTTCTTCAAAGATAATAAAAAAGACAGTATGGGGCTCGGTCTTTATCTTGTTCAGTCCATTTTAGAAAAACATGACAGTCAGTTAAAATATCGACAAAACGAGCCACATGGTAGTATATTTTATTTCAACCTACCTTATGAATACTAA
- the kdpB gene encoding potassium-transporting ATPase subunit KdpB — MNQSSHVLNGAIVKQAIKESFIKLNPAYLIKNPIMFVVEVGMVLTLIMTIVPQIFTDDAMSRIYLFTIFVILLLTILFSNFSEAIAEGRGKAQANSLRETKSNMVARRIIGDEKYETIDGSALKRGDRILVKAGETIPSDGTIIEGIATVDESAITGESAPVIKESGGDFSGVIGGTTVTSDWLIIEVDSEEGATFLDKMIALVEGAQRKKTPNEIALFTLLITLTIIFLVVILTFYPIAQYLKLNVPIATLIALTVCLIPTTIGGLLSAIGIAGMDRVTQFNILAKSGRSVETCGDVDVLILDKTGTITYGNRLAESLMPVHEEWYDRLLVAAYETSVYDDTPEGKSIVTLAQASSVQLPDEVKGDYQPFKAETRMSGIIMGDRAVFKGAPNSMIKYVKQKGGRVPSNIESLVTEVSSKGGTPLIVVEDQTILGVIYLKDVIKEGLVERFQELRQMGIETVMCTGDNELTAATIAKEAGVDRFIAECKPEDKIKVIKEEQEKGHIVAMTGDGTNDAPALAQANVGLAMNSGTLSAKEAANLIDLDSNPTKLMEVVKIGKQLLMTRGALTTFSIANDIAKYFAILPAMMMVTVPEMSILNIMRLNSPESAIVSALIFNALIIALLIPIAMKGVRIKGASTETILMKNMLVYGLGGMIVPFIGIKLIDLIVQWWI; from the coding sequence ATGAATCAATCATCTCATGTCTTGAATGGCGCGATCGTCAAACAAGCCATCAAAGAGAGTTTTATAAAATTAAACCCTGCATATCTCATTAAAAATCCAATTATGTTTGTTGTAGAGGTAGGGATGGTTTTAACTTTAATAATGACGATAGTTCCACAAATTTTTACAGATGATGCAATGTCACGAATTTATTTATTTACGATTTTTGTGATTTTATTATTGACGATTCTGTTCTCTAATTTTTCAGAAGCCATTGCTGAAGGACGTGGTAAAGCACAGGCGAACAGTCTTCGTGAAACAAAATCAAATATGGTTGCACGTCGAATTATAGGCGATGAAAAATATGAAACGATTGACGGTTCTGCGTTAAAACGTGGGGATCGCATCCTTGTTAAAGCAGGGGAAACCATCCCATCAGACGGAACAATTATTGAAGGGATTGCAACGGTTGATGAATCTGCAATTACAGGGGAATCAGCACCAGTGATTAAAGAATCAGGTGGCGATTTTTCAGGTGTTATTGGTGGCACAACTGTAACATCGGATTGGCTTATTATTGAAGTCGATAGTGAGGAAGGGGCTACGTTTTTAGATAAAATGATTGCCTTAGTCGAAGGTGCACAACGTAAAAAAACGCCAAATGAAATTGCACTTTTTACCTTACTTATCACTTTAACGATTATCTTTTTAGTTGTTATTTTAACGTTTTATCCTATTGCACAGTACTTAAAACTGAATGTGCCCATTGCAACGTTGATCGCATTAACAGTATGTTTAATACCGACAACGATTGGGGGATTACTTTCAGCTATTGGTATTGCTGGGATGGACCGTGTGACACAGTTTAATATTTTAGCTAAAAGCGGACGTTCCGTAGAAACATGCGGGGACGTAGACGTATTAATTTTGGATAAAACCGGCACAATTACTTATGGTAACCGTTTAGCGGAATCATTGATGCCTGTGCATGAAGAATGGTACGACAGATTACTCGTCGCAGCTTACGAAACTTCTGTTTATGATGATACACCTGAAGGCAAAAGTATTGTTACTTTGGCGCAAGCTTCATCGGTTCAATTACCGGATGAAGTCAAAGGTGACTACCAACCTTTTAAAGCGGAAACACGTATGAGCGGTATTATCATGGGTGATCGTGCTGTCTTTAAAGGGGCACCTAATAGTATGATTAAATATGTTAAACAAAAAGGCGGCAGGGTACCTTCTAATATTGAATCGCTGGTTACTGAAGTCTCTAGTAAAGGCGGAACACCTTTAATCGTCGTTGAAGATCAAACCATTTTAGGCGTTATTTACTTAAAAGATGTCATTAAAGAAGGATTGGTCGAACGTTTTCAAGAGTTACGTCAAATGGGCATCGAAACAGTTATGTGTACAGGTGATAACGAATTAACTGCCGCGACTATTGCGAAAGAAGCGGGTGTGGATCGTTTTATCGCAGAATGTAAGCCAGAAGATAAAATAAAAGTCATTAAAGAAGAACAAGAAAAAGGGCATATCGTCGCGATGACAGGAGACGGAACAAACGATGCGCCTGCATTAGCACAAGCCAACGTTGGATTAGCTATGAACTCAGGTACATTAAGTGCAAAAGAAGCAGCAAATCTAATTGATTTGGATTCAAATCCAACTAAACTGATGGAAGTTGTTAAAATCGGTAAACAATTATTGATGACGAGAGGTGCGTTGACAACATTTAGTATTGCGAATGATATTGCGAAATATTTTGCGATTTTACCTGCAATGATGATGGTCACTGTACCGGAAATGAGTATTTTAAATATTATGCGTTTGAATTCTCCTGAATCTGCAATTGTTTCAGCGTTAATATTTAATGCACTGATTATTGCATTATTAATTCCAATTGCGATGAAAGGTGTGCGCATTAAAGGTGCTTCAACGGAGACCATCCTCATGAAAAATATGTTGGTATATGGATTGGGTGGTATGATTGTTCCGTTTATTGGAATTAAACTCATCGATCTCATTGTTCAATGGTGGATATAG
- the kdpA gene encoding potassium-transporting ATPase subunit KdpA: MEVVIFLIIFLLCAFLLSRYLYSVALLTPTPADKVFLGVEKGIYKVLGTKLEHMSGKTYLKHFLLFNGLMGIVSFLLLLTQQWLFLNPNHNLNQSVSLAFNTVASFLTNTNLQHYAGGSGLTYLTQMIVITYLMFTSSASGYAVCIAMLRRLTGMTDVIGNFYQDVVRFIVRVLIPLSFIVSILLMSQGTPQTLKGNLTLHTITGKIQQIAYGPIASLESIKHIGTNGGGFLGANSSTPFENPTVWSNYIEMLSMMLIPGALVFLFGRMLTKSGKQIHAHAYVIFGTMLLFFLVFFAIAIISEYKGNVVLSHLGVVGPNMEGKEVRFGPGLSALFTTITTAFTTGTVNNMHDTLTPLGGFVPLVLMMLNAIFGGEGVGLMNMLIFVLLTVFICSLMVGKTPNYLGMKIEGREMKLIALTFLIHPILILVATAFAFIIPGASDALTNPSFHGISQALYEMTSSSANNGSGFEGLADDTTFWNVSTGIVMLIARYIPIILQIMIASSLVNKKAYQKDDQTVAIDKPFFGVSLTIFIILLSGLTFLPVLLLGPIGEFLSLK; this comes from the coding sequence ATGGAAGTCGTTATCTTTTTAATCATCTTTCTTTTATGCGCATTTTTATTAAGTCGATACTTATATAGTGTTGCATTATTAACCCCTACACCTGCAGATAAGGTGTTTTTAGGTGTGGAAAAAGGGATTTACAAAGTGTTAGGAACAAAGTTAGAGCACATGTCGGGTAAGACATACCTGAAACATTTTCTACTATTTAATGGACTAATGGGAATTGTGTCGTTTCTATTGTTATTGACTCAACAATGGCTCTTTTTAAATCCGAATCATAATTTAAATCAATCGGTTTCATTAGCGTTTAATACAGTTGCTTCGTTTTTAACGAATACGAACTTACAGCATTACGCTGGAGGATCAGGACTCACATATTTAACACAGATGATTGTCATCACTTATTTGATGTTTACGTCTAGTGCTTCAGGTTATGCGGTTTGTATTGCGATGCTGCGTCGACTAACAGGAATGACAGATGTCATCGGCAACTTTTATCAAGATGTTGTGCGGTTTATCGTCCGCGTTTTAATACCGCTATCATTTATTGTGAGTATTCTTTTGATGAGTCAAGGCACACCACAAACTTTAAAAGGTAACTTAACGTTGCATACGATCACAGGCAAAATTCAACAAATCGCATATGGTCCTATTGCTTCATTAGAGTCCATTAAACATATCGGTACAAACGGCGGAGGCTTTTTAGGCGCCAACTCATCAACACCATTTGAAAATCCGACTGTATGGTCGAACTATATTGAAATGTTGAGTATGATGTTGATTCCTGGTGCGCTTGTCTTCCTATTTGGAAGAATGTTGACAAAAAGTGGTAAGCAAATTCATGCGCACGCTTATGTCATATTTGGAACAATGTTGTTATTTTTCTTAGTTTTCTTTGCGATTGCCATTATTTCAGAGTACAAAGGTAACGTTGTGTTATCTCATTTAGGTGTAGTTGGACCGAATATGGAAGGAAAAGAAGTAAGATTTGGCCCAGGACTTTCAGCGCTCTTCACGACGATTACAACAGCATTTACGACAGGTACCGTTAATAATATGCACGATACGCTTACACCGTTGGGTGGTTTTGTACCTTTAGTATTAATGATGCTTAACGCCATTTTCGGCGGTGAAGGTGTCGGATTAATGAATATGTTGATTTTCGTCTTATTAACAGTATTTATTTGCAGTTTGATGGTAGGGAAAACACCAAACTATTTAGGAATGAAAATAGAAGGACGAGAAATGAAGCTCATCGCATTAACATTTTTAATTCATCCGATATTGATTTTAGTTGCGACTGCATTCGCTTTTATTATTCCTGGTGCGAGTGACGCATTAACGAATCCTTCATTTCATGGTATCTCACAAGCACTTTATGAAATGACATCATCGTCAGCCAATAATGGTTCTGGGTTTGAAGGACTCGCAGATGATACGACGTTCTGGAATGTCTCAACCGGTATCGTCATGTTGATTGCGCGTTATATACCTATCATTTTACAAATCATGATTGCTTCAAGCTTAGTTAATAAAAAAGCATATCAAAAAGATGATCAGACCGTGGCTATCGACAAACCTTTCTTTGGTGTATCACTCACAATTTTTATTATTTTATTGAGTGGTTTGACATTTTTACCAGTGTTATTACTTGGACCTATTGGAGAATTTTTATCATTAAAATAA
- the kdpF gene encoding K(+)-transporting ATPase subunit F has product MIIVLGLIVIVLIGYLVYALIYSEKF; this is encoded by the coding sequence ATGATTATCGTATTAGGTCTCATTGTCATCGTATTAATTGGCTATTTAGTATACGCCTTAATTTACAGTGAAAAGTTTTAA
- a CDS encoding NAD(P)-binding oxidoreductase has translation MSQLIIGANGGVGKHLVNKLKAQNVDFTAGVRKESQVDALKNDNVSAIYVDVENQSIDELSETFKNFDQVLFSVGSGPNTGDDKTIIVDLDGAVKAIKASEQADVKHFIMVSTFDSRREAFDESGDLKPYTIAKHYADDYLRRTNLKYTIVHPGGLTNDKGTSKFTIASNVRGKGPIKITREDVAEVLAEVVVNDALHGKEFQIINGDASLSDAVATFLEEK, from the coding sequence TTGTCTCAATTAATTATAGGTGCAAATGGTGGCGTAGGTAAACACCTCGTCAATAAACTGAAAGCGCAAAACGTTGATTTTACTGCAGGTGTAAGAAAAGAATCGCAAGTTGATGCATTAAAAAATGATAATGTCTCAGCGATTTATGTAGATGTTGAAAATCAATCTATTGATGAACTGAGTGAAACATTTAAAAACTTTGATCAAGTTCTTTTTTCAGTTGGCTCAGGGCCTAATACAGGCGATGATAAAACAATCATTGTTGATTTAGACGGGGCTGTTAAAGCGATTAAAGCGAGCGAGCAAGCTGACGTTAAGCATTTCATTATGGTATCTACATTTGATTCACGCAGAGAAGCATTTGATGAATCAGGCGATTTAAAACCATATACAATTGCAAAACATTATGCCGACGACTATTTACGTCGTACGAACCTTAAATATACGATTGTACATCCAGGTGGTTTAACAAATGACAAAGGGACATCAAAATTTACCATTGCTTCTAATGTAAGAGGTAAAGGCCCTATTAAAATCACAAGAGAAGACGTTGCTGAAGTATTAGCAGAAGTGGTTGTTAATGATGCACTTCATGGTAAAGAATTCCAAATCATTAATGGTGATGCATCACTTTCAGATGCAGTAGCAACATTTCTAGAAGAAAAATAA
- a CDS encoding response regulator transcription factor, with protein sequence MNVRILVVEDDDAITHLLDVSLTLDYYEVLTATNGKDANFQIRSKAPDIILLDLGLPDIDGLDLIKMIRQTFDIPIIVISARLDEQTIVDALDNGANDYMTKPFNVDELRARIRVVQRLKNMQDHKDIVFENGPLVVSYQSKTARINNETLSLTPNEFALLELLCRHVGKVLTYDTILKSIYGYVNKSEMPSLRVHMTSLRNKLNQAHPSSKQLIITRPRIGYQMQYWH encoded by the coding sequence GTGAATGTTAGAATACTCGTTGTAGAAGATGATGATGCGATTACACACTTACTCGACGTCTCATTAACCCTTGATTATTATGAAGTGCTCACTGCGACTAACGGCAAAGACGCTAATTTTCAAATTCGTTCAAAAGCACCCGATATTATTTTGTTAGATTTAGGATTACCCGATATTGATGGTTTGGACCTCATCAAAATGATACGTCAAACTTTTGATATCCCTATTATCGTAATCAGCGCACGACTGGATGAGCAAACGATTGTTGATGCATTGGATAACGGCGCGAACGATTACATGACAAAGCCTTTTAATGTTGATGAATTACGTGCACGCATTAGAGTTGTGCAACGATTAAAAAATATGCAAGATCATAAAGATATCGTCTTCGAAAATGGACCTTTAGTCGTGTCTTATCAGTCTAAAACAGCACGTATTAATAACGAGACGTTAAGTCTAACGCCTAATGAGTTTGCATTATTAGAATTATTATGCCGGCACGTAGGAAAAGTACTCACATACGATACGATACTCAAATCTATTTATGGTTATGTGAATAAATCAGAGATGCCGAGCCTACGTGTCCATATGACATCATTGCGCAATAAACTTAACCAAGCGCATCCGTCATCTAAACAACTCATTATTACCCGCCCTCGTATCGGTTATCAAATGCAATATTGGCATTGA